The Zingiber officinale cultivar Zhangliang chromosome 9A, Zo_v1.1, whole genome shotgun sequence genome window below encodes:
- the LOC122021355 gene encoding trans-resveratrol di-O-methyltransferase-like, whose amino-acid sequence MRSLPPKQQSNSDEKEQQQLLWDAHAHLLNTALAHINSMALKCAVDLRIADVINQVNTSNRHHPGIPLSTLLSQLSIPPAKTDPFRRLMCLLVQSGLFTRSKLGEVEEAYGLTPISASLLVQSQTESLTPLLSFMLDPLLVNPWQSLSRWLTSPDDVSTSFEAEHAATPFEIAARSPAFNVLLNEAMACDTRLVAQMLVGDEHGGHIFSGLTSLVDVGGGTGGMAAAVAEAFPQVKCVVLDLPHVVDSLLQQEMTISRKVEVVAGDMFEFIPHADAVLLKWVLHDWSDEDCVRILQRCKEAIPCKMRGGKVIIIEMVMEQSEYDDIDRDQGTSSSSDYKMQQTKLLFDLYIMGATPGKERCEAEWRNIFTAAGFKDYKMMTTLGLRSVMEVYYD is encoded by the coding sequence ATGAGATCATTGCCGCCGAAGCAGCAAAGCAATAGTGATGAAAAGGAGCAGCAGCAGCTGCTGTGGGATGCCCACGCCCATCTCTTGAACACCGCGCTCGCCCACATCAACTCCATGGCCCTCAAGTGCGCCGTCGACCTCAGAATTGCAGACGTCATCAACCAAGTCAATACCAGCAATCGCCATCACCCCGGGATCCCTCTGTCTACTCTCCTCTCCCAACTCTCCATCCCGCCGGCCAAAACCGACCCCTTCCGCCGCCTCATGTGCCTCCTCGTCCAGTCCGGCCTCTTCACGAGATCAAAGCTCGGCGAAGTAGAAGAAGCCTACGGCCTCACTCCCATCTCTGCTTCCCTTCTCGTGCAGAGTCAAACAGAGAGTCTCACGCCTTTGCTAAGCTTTATGCTCGACCCTTTGCTAGTGAACCCATGGCAAAGCCTAAGCCGGTGGTTGACCTCGCCGGACGACGTTTCCACCTCTTTCGAGGCGGAGCACGCGGCGACGCCGTTCGAGATCGCGGCACGAAGCCCCGCGTTCAACGTTCTGCTGAACGAGGCGATGGCCTGCGACACTCGCCTGGTCGCGCAGATGCTCGTCGGGGACGAGCACGGCGGCCACATCTTCAGCGGCCTAACGTCGTTGGTGGACGTCGGAGGGGGCACAGGCGGGATGGCGGCGGCGGTGGCGGAGGCCTTCCCGCAGGTGAAGTGCGTCGTGCTTGATCTCCCGCACGTGGTGGACTCATTGCTGCAGCAGGAGATGACGATCTCGAGGAAGGTGGAGGTGGTCGCCGGAGACATGTTCGAGTTTATTCCTCATGCCGACGCTGTCCTGCTTAAGTGGGTGCTGCATGACTGGAGCGACGAGGACTGCGTGAGAATACTACAAAGGTGCAAAGAGGCAATTCCTTGTAAAATGCGAGGTGGAAAAGTGATAATTATTGAGATGGTGATGGAGCAATCAGAATATGATGATATTGATCGTGATCAAGGCACGTCGTCGTCTTCTGATTATAAAATGCAGCAGACAAAGCTTCTGTTCGATTTATATATTATGGGGGCTACTCCAGGTAAGGAACGATGTGAAGCAGAGTGGAGGAATATTTTCACAGCTGCAGGGTTTAAGGACTACAAAATGATGACCACTTTGGGGTTGCGTTCTGTGATGGAGGTTTATTATGATTGA